A segment of the Caldalkalibacillus thermarum genome:
GCTTTCCTGAAAGCTGGCGGCCACGTCTGGTTTAGGAATAACTTCTCCTCTCCGGCTGGCTTGATTCAAATAGTTAAGCACAGCTGATTTTAAACCACTGAAGCTAAAGTCATATGAACCCGCCTCCAGCCAGGCCCGCGGAAAGTCGATGGTCGCTTCCCCTTCTTTGGCCAGACGGTCAATTTGGGGCCCCCCTGGATACGGAAGCCCAAGTGCCCGGGCCACTTTGTCATATGCTTCACCTGCTGCATCATCCCTTGTTTCGCCCAAAATATGATACTCTCCGTGTTCTTTCATCAAGATCAGTTCCGTATGTCCCCCTGACACAACAAGGGTTACATTGGGAAATTGAAACTCCGTTATTAAACGGTTAGCATAGATGTGACCCGCTATGTGGTGAACACCGACCAAAGGAATCTGATGGGCATAGGCCATCGCTTTGGCTGCAGATACCCCGACCAAGAGGGCGCCTACCAGTCCGGGCCCTTTCGTAACCGCAATGGCAGACAGCTGGTCAGGGGAGACATTGGCTTTTTTCAGAGCTTCCTCGATCACGATGGTAATGTGCTCCACATGCCTGCGCGAAGCCACTTCCGGCACCACACCGCCAAACCGCTTATGAATCTCCATTTGGGAAGCCACTTCGTTAGATAAAATCTCACGCCCGTCACGAACCACACTAGCAGCGGTTTCATCACAGCTGGTCTCAACTCCTAAAATGATCACTGGTTCCTGTTCAGCATGGGCATGCTGGCTTGTTTCACTGCTTTTGTTGTAGTCCATTGCTTTCACCTTTTTCTAAACTGTTTTCTAACCAGTCATCTGCCAGGCAGGGCTCCAGATCGGCCCACATAATCAGCGCATCTTCCTGGTTATCTGTATAATATCCTTTGCGCTGGCCAGTGATCTTAAAGCCCAGTTTGCGGTACAAATTTTGAGCGACATGATTGGAAACTCTCACTTCCAGTGTTATTTTTAAAGCCCCTTTTAAACGAGCCAACAGCATCATACTGCGCAACAGGCGTTCTCCCACTTTGCGGCCGCGAAAATCAGGATGAACAGCAATATTGGTGATGTGGGCTTCATCCACGATCA
Coding sequences within it:
- the rimI gene encoding ribosomal protein S18-alanine N-acetyltransferase; protein product: MADTIQIRLMDLADIKQVLEVEQVSFRTPWTEEAFYNELTNNRFAYYMVAETENRVIGYCGVWVIVDEAHITNIAVHPDFRGRKVGERLLRSMMLLARLKGALKITLEVRVSNHVAQNLYRKLGFKITGQRKGYYTDNQEDALIMWADLEPCLADDWLENSLEKGESNGLQQKQ
- the tsaD gene encoding tRNA (adenosine(37)-N6)-threonylcarbamoyltransferase complex transferase subunit TsaD, coding for MDYNKSSETSQHAHAEQEPVIILGVETSCDETAASVVRDGREILSNEVASQMEIHKRFGGVVPEVASRRHVEHITIVIEEALKKANVSPDQLSAIAVTKGPGLVGALLVGVSAAKAMAYAHQIPLVGVHHIAGHIYANRLITEFQFPNVTLVVSGGHTELILMKEHGEYHILGETRDDAAGEAYDKVARALGLPYPGGPQIDRLAKEGEATIDFPRAWLEAGSYDFSFSGLKSAVLNYLNQASRRGEVIPKPDVAASFQESVVEVLVTKTVHAAQAYGAKQVLLAGGVACNSRLREEMKQACAEQGLPLVIPPAYLCTDNAAMIAAAGYIEYLKGNREQMDLNAHPGLMLGGT